The following coding sequences lie in one Lolium perenne isolate Kyuss_39 chromosome 2, Kyuss_2.0, whole genome shotgun sequence genomic window:
- the LOC139835089 gene encoding uncharacterized protein, producing the protein MMRTKQKPNPALPQPQYYGNAKAAKEDYCDMVKSRHPEVDDPLSIPVDEESLVLSGHGRPHGRFPFLNKAVKPTHSTSYTRLKHTLTADSPQPRPRPARPPAYDPEFEAAFEACNEAYQQAAAQWNRQNTAYMAYIGEMMISMSTGTPAPARVPVAGDMPIMPSRAAFAATYYGSTPEVSSLPNP; encoded by the exons atgatgcggacgaagcagaagcccaatcccgcattgcctcagccacagtactacggcaatgccaaggccgccaaggaggactactgcgacatggtcaagtctcgtcaccccgaggtggatgaccccttgagcattccggtcgacgaggagtcgttggtcctgtcggggcacgggcgtccgcatggccgtttcccctttctgaataaggcggtcaagcctacccactccacgagctacacgcgtctcaagcataccctcaccgccgacagcccccagcctcgtccacggcctgctcgtccacccgcctacgat cctgagttcgaggcggccttcgaagcctgcaatgaagcgtatcagcaggccgctgcccagtggaataggcagaatacggcctacatggcgtatatagga gaaATGATGATTTCTATGTCTACTGGTACACCGGCACCGGCTCGAGTTCCCGtggcgggggacatgcctatcatgccatcgagggcagctttcgctgcgacttactacggatccacaccggaggtaagttctttgccaaacccGTAG